The Pseudomonas sp. G2-4 genome window below encodes:
- a CDS encoding IclR family transcriptional regulator produces MNSLRRLLMVFDLFRPEQPVIDVEIICRELGYTPATAYRYLRELGDAGLLKRLPRGYALGPRIVTLEHQMTHYDPLLACSRDLVDKLVADTGLDALVSEWHGDSVVNVLIRRGSDAGPVGGDRGRAIDLFHSATARVVLAYLLPRQIRRLYDTHANQAQLLEWKPFTKSLLAIRKQGYCISENELHSGRSGIAAPIFDEKQRVLASVTLVGHSERFRAFQQSYLCELVTDAAAELTARIALQ; encoded by the coding sequence ATTTGCCGAGAGCTCGGCTACACACCCGCCACCGCCTACCGTTATCTGCGCGAACTCGGCGATGCGGGCTTGTTGAAGCGATTGCCGCGCGGCTACGCACTTGGCCCGCGAATCGTCACGCTGGAGCATCAGATGACCCACTACGATCCGTTGTTGGCATGCAGCCGGGACCTGGTCGACAAACTGGTCGCCGACACCGGCCTGGATGCGCTGGTCAGCGAGTGGCATGGCGACTCAGTGGTCAACGTGCTGATCCGTCGTGGCTCGGATGCCGGCCCGGTCGGTGGTGACAGGGGGAGGGCGATTGATCTTTTTCACAGCGCGACCGCCCGGGTCGTATTGGCTTATCTGCTGCCGCGCCAGATCCGACGCCTCTACGACACGCACGCGAACCAGGCTCAATTGCTGGAATGGAAGCCGTTCACCAAAAGCCTGCTTGCCATCCGCAAGCAGGGCTACTGCATCAGTGAAAACGAGCTGCACTCGGGACGCAGTGGCATCGCGGCACCGATCTTCGACGAAAAGCAGCGAGTCCTCGCAAGCGTGACCCTGGTCGGACACAGTGAGCGGTTCCGTGCGTTTCAGCAAAGCTACTTGTGTGAGCTGGTGACCGACGCGGCGGCGGAACTGACCGCGCGTATCGCCTTGCAGTGA